Sequence from the Prionailurus bengalensis isolate Pbe53 chromosome A3, Fcat_Pben_1.1_paternal_pri, whole genome shotgun sequence genome:
cagctacagattctgtgtcttcctctctctgccccttccccgctcatactctgtctctctctgtctcaaaaataaatattaaaaaataatacttaatttaaaaaataaaaacatggtcCAGAACACTGGCCGGCCTCACTCACAAGACACAAGGAACACTGGAGGCCCCTGGAGAACTGCTCCCACAACCGCAGCTGGGTCTTCTGTATGTGCTCACGTGTTGTATTCTTGAAACAGGAAGAGGTTTACTTTTTACTAGGGATTCTGACGCACAGAGCGGAGAAGAAGCACAGGTGATCATAGCAGACAGTTCTGGAATGGCTCCCAGTGGACCTTGCCTCCCCATCCTGTGAAATCCCCTCCCCGAGCTGGCCTAGACATGGTGGCTCACTCCTTGTGAACAGAATATAGTGATGGGACGGCACATCACTTCCCAGACCAGGTCACAAAGGACCATCACGGTCCTGCTCTGGCCCTTCCTCGCGACTCTGACACAGCCAGCCGTTGTGTTGAGAGCTGCCCAGCAGAGGGGCCCAGGGGACAAAGAGCCGGATCCTGCCCATAGGCATGAGGGTCTGGCTAAACCCCCAAAAAAAGTCCTCATCCACGGGAAGCATGAGACACTCAATATTTGTTTTCGCAAGACAGTAGGTTCGGGGTAAGTTTGGGCAGTAACACCTGAAGCTCCTGGAGAAACCAAGGCAACACAGTAACACCAGGCGCTCACCTGTCAGGTCTAGAGAACTTTTCCTTTCCCCGAAACCTGCGTTTGCAGCAAGCAAAATGTCCCTGCTTGGACAGTAGTGGAGAGGAACATAGATTTTATCGTCATTTACAGAACTATTGGCTAGAGTCACGTGGGTTCTTTTCCAGACGGAAATTCAAAGGAAGACAGTGATTCAAGAGCCCACTACCATTGTTGGTACTTGACGATGATCAtgtttaagcttttattttatagttggGACAAAGGCAAGAGCAATTCTGAGTAATGATTCCATAATGAGACTTGGCTACAATGCAAGTGATAAAACCTCACTTGAGAAATAACCCCGGGAAACCTCTTTCCTCCCGGGCGCTCGTCGGCGGTTCAGAGGCCGCCGTCGCCCCGCCCCCCAGggtggccccgccccgccccgccccgccccgcgcagGCGGCAGGTGCTTCCgggccgcgcgcgcgcgcgcactgCTCCGCTGGGGCCACGTGCGCGGCGCGCTCACACGTGCTCCTTGTCGAACTCGCACAGGAAGTGCATGGTGACGTGGCAGGCCACGTCGTTCCAGCCGCCCGAGGCCACCATCTCCACGCAGTCCTCCTCGTCGTACGCGTTGTTGGGCTCGCCGCTGCGCCACTTGTTGAAGGTCTGCATGGGCGAGCGGTCCGAGTACACGAACGTGCCCTCCCTCTCCAGGTCGTTGATGCCGATGAAGACGCGGGCCAGGCCGGCCTGCGCGATGTAGGCGGCCATCAGCCCGTTGGCGGCCTCGTCCTTGGGCATGCCCAGCGTGCCCCCGCGGCCCTGGCACGACAGCTGCGCGTCCACGTAGCGCTTCTCCTCCTTCACCAGCAGGTAGATCTTGCTGTCGGTCTCGCGCACGCCGGCGACAGCTGCGGGGGGGGGCAGTGCTGGAAAGTGAGCGCTCGCGTTCTGTAAGCACACTCGGGGCGCCGCACGCGCACACCCGCGGGACGCGGACGTGGGGACACGGCCGCCCGAGTCCCTCCGTACTCCCTCCGCCCCCCCGGGCTGGGGTTGCGCGTACCATTTTTTATGAATTTCAGCTCCGCCGTCAGCTGGCTGACCTGGTTGTCCGTCTCCCCGATGGCCTTCCTCAGCTGGCTGCACTCACACGGGATGCCTGCGGACGCCGGCCCCTGTGTTAGTGAGACCGGACGGGACCGTGCCCGGGGTAGCAGCCCCCCGCCCAGATACAAACAGCATTCGGCGAGGAGCAGGCGGGGCCTTGGAGGCCGGGACACCCAGATAGCGGGCTTCGTCCCCAGGGCGAGGGGAGGGGTGCGGGAACTTCAGCAGGACAGGACCAAGCCcgacctgttttattttatttgtaccttaaagtttctttattaagatagcgcataagtgggggaggggcggaggacgacagagagagagagagagaaagagagaatcccaagcaggctccatgccgtctgTGTGGAGCCCacactcacataccgtgagactatgacctgagccggaaccaagagtcagaggcataaccgacggagccacccaggtgccccagagacccACCTGTTTTAAAATCGGGCTCTGTTTTcgtgggaaggaagaggggaggtgcaggggaggtgggtggagggtggcCTTGTGGCAGCAACTCAGACTGT
This genomic interval carries:
- the COLEC11 gene encoding collectin-11 isoform X4 codes for the protein MRRGLALLGVAFLWLLPSGRPQQTAEDACSLHILVPGLKGDAGQKGDKGAPGRPGRVGPTGEKGDMGDKGQKGSVGRHGKIGPIGSKGEKGDSGDIGPPGPNGEPGIPCECSQLRKAIGETDNQVSQLTAELKFIKNAVAGVRETDSKIYLLVKEEKRYVDAQLSCQGRGGTLGMPKDEAANGLMAAYIAQAGLARVFIGINDLEREGTFVYSDRSPMQTFNKWRSGEPNNAYDEEDCVEMVASGGWNDVACHVTMHFLCEFDKEHV
- the COLEC11 gene encoding collectin-11 isoform X7 gives rise to the protein MRRGLALLGVAFLWLLPSGRPQQTAEDACSLHILVPGLKGDAGQKGDKGAPGRPGRVGPTGEKGEKGDSGDIGPPGPNGEPGIPCECSQLRKAIGETDNQVSQLTAELKFIKNAVAGVRETDSKIYLLVKEEKRYVDAQLSCQGRGGTLGMPKDEAANGLMAAYIAQAGLARVFIGINDLEREGTFVYSDRSPMQTFNKWRSGEPNNAYDEEDCVEMVASGGWNDVACHVTMHFLCEFDKEHV
- the COLEC11 gene encoding collectin-11 isoform X1, whose product is MCSHRRNTTPIRRTSHIKMAGMWHEVPASGEKRQLVRELGVQTGESGDAGQKGDKGAPGRPGRVGPTGEKGDMGDKGQKGSVGRHGKIGPIGSKGEKGDSGDIGPPGPNGEPGIPCECSQLRKAIGETDNQVSQLTAELKFIKNALPPPAAVAGVRETDSKIYLLVKEEKRYVDAQLSCQGRGGTLGMPKDEAANGLMAAYIAQAGLARVFIGINDLEREGTFVYSDRSPMQTFNKWRSGEPNNAYDEEDCVEMVASGGWNDVACHVTMHFLCEFDKEHV
- the COLEC11 gene encoding collectin-11 isoform X2; the protein is MCSHRRNTTPIRRTSHIKMAGMWHEVPASGEKRQLVRELGVQTGESGDAGQKGDKGAPGRPGRVGPTGEKGDMGDKGQKGSVGRHGKIGPIGSKGEKGDSGDIGPPGPNGEPGIPCECSQLRKAIGETDNQVSQLTAELKFIKNAVAGVRETDSKIYLLVKEEKRYVDAQLSCQGRGGTLGMPKDEAANGLMAAYIAQAGLARVFIGINDLEREGTFVYSDRSPMQTFNKWRSGEPNNAYDEEDCVEMVASGGWNDVACHVTMHFLCEFDKEHV
- the COLEC11 gene encoding collectin-11 isoform X3 → MRRGLALLGVAFLWLLPSGRPQQTAEDACSLHILVPGLKGDAGQKGDKGAPGRPGRVGPTGEKGDMGDKGQKGSVGRHGKIGPIGSKGEKGDSGDIGPPGPNGEPGIPCECSQLRKAIGETDNQVSQLTAELKFIKNALPPPAAVAGVRETDSKIYLLVKEEKRYVDAQLSCQGRGGTLGMPKDEAANGLMAAYIAQAGLARVFIGINDLEREGTFVYSDRSPMQTFNKWRSGEPNNAYDEEDCVEMVASGGWNDVACHVTMHFLCEFDKEHV
- the COLEC11 gene encoding collectin-11 isoform X6, yielding MRRGLALLGVAFLWLLPSGRPQQTAEDACSLHILVPGLKGDAGQKGDKGAPGRPGRVGPTGEKGEKGDSGDIGPPGPNGEPGIPCECSQLRKAIGETDNQVSQLTAELKFIKNALPPPAAVAGVRETDSKIYLLVKEEKRYVDAQLSCQGRGGTLGMPKDEAANGLMAAYIAQAGLARVFIGINDLEREGTFVYSDRSPMQTFNKWRSGEPNNAYDEEDCVEMVASGGWNDVACHVTMHFLCEFDKEHV
- the COLEC11 gene encoding collectin-11 isoform X5, with the protein product MCSHRRNTTPIRRTSHIKMAGMWHEVPASGEKRQLVRELGVQTGESGDAGQKGDKGAPGRPGRVGPTGEKGEKGDSGDIGPPGPNGEPGIPCECSQLRKAIGETDNQVSQLTAELKFIKNALPPPAAVAGVRETDSKIYLLVKEEKRYVDAQLSCQGRGGTLGMPKDEAANGLMAAYIAQAGLARVFIGINDLEREGTFVYSDRSPMQTFNKWRSGEPNNAYDEEDCVEMVASGGWNDVACHVTMHFLCEFDKEHV